In the genome of Streptomyces pactum, one region contains:
- a CDS encoding SigE family RNA polymerase sigma factor, with the protein MDSSGKVLDFEEYVRNRQDALLRSARRLVPDPIEAQDLLQTALVRTYGRWDGIADKSLADAYLRRVMINTRTEWWRARKLEEVPTEQLPEARVEDGTEQHADRALLMDILGVLAPKQRSVVVLRHWEQMSTEETAEALGMSTGTVKSTLHRALARLRQELESRDADGRALDRRAVRDDRGQERCAA; encoded by the coding sequence ATGGACAGCAGCGGCAAGGTTCTGGATTTCGAAGAGTACGTACGGAACCGGCAGGACGCCCTGCTGCGCAGCGCCCGCCGGCTGGTGCCGGACCCGATCGAGGCCCAGGACCTGCTCCAGACCGCCCTGGTGCGCACCTACGGGCGGTGGGACGGGATAGCGGACAAGTCGCTGGCCGACGCCTACCTCCGCCGCGTGATGATCAACACGCGGACCGAGTGGTGGCGGGCCCGTAAGCTCGAAGAGGTGCCGACCGAGCAGCTGCCGGAGGCCCGGGTCGAGGACGGCACGGAGCAGCACGCCGACCGTGCGCTGCTCATGGACATCCTGGGAGTCCTCGCGCCGAAGCAACGCAGCGTCGTCGTGCTGCGACACTGGGAGCAGATGAGCACGGAGGAGACGGCGGAGGCCCTGGGGATGTCCACCGGCACGGTCAAGAGCACACTGCACCGGGCGCTCGCCCGGCTGCGGCAGGAGCTGGAGAGCCGTGACGCGGACGGACGTGCCCTGGACCGCCGCGCCGTCCGCGACGATCGGGGGCAGGAACGGTGCGCGGCCTGA